The sequence TGCAATATGCGGAAGCATCTCGCAAGAGGGGCCGGCGCCGGCTGGCCGGCTGGCTGATCCTGTTCTTGGTGGTGCTCGGCCTGGCCTGGCTGGGATGGCGCGCCGTATTGGTCTGGCAGTGCGCCGGCCGGCTTCGGGATGACCTGAACCGCCTGCAGGCGCTGGCCGAAGCCAATCCGGCTGATCCCAAAGCGGTGGATGGTCTGGCCGTCCTGTCCGCCCTGCGCACCGATGTGGACGAGCTGGCCGAAACCGCCGGCCCCTTCCTGGCGCTGGCGCCGCACCTGGGCTGGCTGCCGCAGATTGGCCCCACTGTCCAGGCGGCCCCGCATCTGCTGGAATGCTCCCAGCACCTCCTGCGTGCCGGCGAGCTCGCCGCGGGGATCCTCGGGCCGGCGCTGGATGATCCCGACAGCGGCTTCTCCCTGCAGAAGATGGTGGTGGCGCTGGCCGCCTCGCGGGATCAATGGCCGGCGGTTCAGCGGGAGCTGGCGGCCGGCCGGCAGGCGAGGGAGCGCATCGACGCGGCACAGCTTCATCCCAGGGTGCAGGCCATACTGGCACTGCTGGACCGCTACCTGCCACTGCTGGAGGCCGGCATCGAAGGTGCATATTGGGCGCCGGCCCTGCTGGGTGCCGAGGGGTCCCGCGCCTACCTGATCCTGGTGCAGAATGAGGACGAACTGCGCGCCACCGGGGGGTTCATCAGCGGTGCGGCCTGGGTGGCAGTGCGGGATGGGAAAGTGGTCGAAATAGCCTTCGAGGACAGCTATGCCGTGGATGACCTGCGCCGACCCTATCCTCCTCCCCCACAGCCCCTGCGCGATTTCATGGTCGCCGAACAACTGCTCTTCCGCGACAGCAACTGGAGCCCCGATTTTCCCACTTCAGCGGAGGTTGCCCTGACGCTGTACGCCATGGGCAAAGGCCGGCAGGCGGACGGCGTCATCGCGCTGGACCAGCATGCCATAGAGGCGCTGATCGAGGGATTGGGCACGCTGCGGGTGGAAGGTTATCCGCATCCGGTCACAGGAGAGAACGTCCTGAAGGCGGCCCGTGAGGCGTGGGCGCCCACCGCCGGCATCACCGAGGAATGGTGGGAGCACCGCAAGGATTTCATGGCGGCCTTGCTCCAAGCAGCCCTGCGCCGGCTGGAGGAAAAACCGGAGCAGGTAGAATGGATGACGGTGGCCGGCGCGCTGTGGGATGTTCTCCAGCAACGGCATATGCTGATATTCATGCGGGAGGCTGGACCCCGGGAATGGCTGCACGCCCGGGGATGGGACGGGGCGCTCCGCGATGCCCCCGGAGACTTCCTCATGGTGCTGGACACCAACATGGG is a genomic window of Anaerolineae bacterium containing:
- a CDS encoding DUF4012 domain-containing protein yields the protein MQYAEASRKRGRRRLAGWLILFLVVLGLAWLGWRAVLVWQCAGRLRDDLNRLQALAEANPADPKAVDGLAVLSALRTDVDELAETAGPFLALAPHLGWLPQIGPTVQAAPHLLECSQHLLRAGELAAGILGPALDDPDSGFSLQKMVVALAASRDQWPAVQRELAAGRQARERIDAAQLHPRVQAILALLDRYLPLLEAGIEGAYWAPALLGAEGSRAYLILVQNEDELRATGGFISGAAWVAVRDGKVVEIAFEDSYAVDDLRRPYPPPPQPLRDFMVAEQLLFRDSNWSPDFPTSAEVALTLYAMGKGRQADGVIALDQHAIEALIEGLGTLRVEGYPHPVTGENVLKAAREAWAPTAGITEEWWEHRKDFMAALLQAALRRLEEKPEQVEWMTVAGALWDVLQQRHMLIFMREAGPREWLHARGWDGALRDAPGDFLMVLDTNMGFNKVNAVVQQSLEYLVDLSHPEEPRVDLRVRHTHPLQGWRGVCRQEARYDMTYEQMTQRCYWNYLRVLAPRGSELIEGQGHPIPAESLLRGKPYDGGISVYEENGKQAFASLMLLEPGHTLDTRLVYRLPAEIIGSDSAAGRKVYSLTAQKQPGTQAVPLRVMVVLPADAQILDVSPTPASRGRNTLTFELRLSTDQSLRVVWRGAER